Genomic window (Magnolia sinica isolate HGM2019 chromosome 6, MsV1, whole genome shotgun sequence):
tcgatcgAGTCTCACGTGGGTTGGACAAATTACGTCTCGCCACGTCAGGCCTTCACAGAACTCGCTGTTTCCCCGCCCTGACCGAATCCGGCCCCCTATAAAATGCAAACTGACCCTATTGATTCTCCACAACGACTACTTGCAAATTGCAATCCGTCCCCACCTCTCGCCATGGGTTTTCCTTCTGCCTTACCCGACCTAGCTCTTCCCAGATGCGTTCTACACGCGTTTTACGCTCTTGGATTCCTCAGAAATCTCATCTCCGCCCTTTTCGGGCTTCTGGGTCTGACCCAACTGGTCGAATACGAAGTCTCCGTTTCGTCAGACGCGTCTGATCGTATCCGACGGCCTGGATTCCAGTCCCCGTCGGCAATGCTCATACGGCAGTTCTTGCCCGTCGTTTGTTTTGGGGATTTGTGTACGGAGAAGGTGATGGACGGGTGTGTGATTTGCTTGTGTGAGtttgaggaggaggacgagatCCGACGGTTGAGGCACTGCGAGCACGTGTTCCATGTGAGctgtttggaccgttggatggattGTGACCAGAAGACGTGTCCGCTGTGTAGGAGCCATTTGGTTCCGGAAGAAATCAGGGAAGAATTCCAGGAGAGGCTTTGGGCAGCTGAGGCGGCTTTGTATTCGGACGGCGAGGATCCGTCCACGTGGCATCTGGTCAGCTCTCTGTAGAAGGGTTGTTAGGCAATCCAATTCAGCCACTTTtgtaaagtgtttttttttttttttttgatatatatatttaaaattttttattattaattgtgTGTGGAGGGAGGTAAAAGCTACTCTGGTAGCGTgcgatgcttgatacgcaggcactcggaAATTGAACACGTGGAACTCGCTGTAAATAATtaacaatctcaaaatcagatttggCCGTTGAGTAATCTAAAGATTCTAAACTCTGATTAGTGAACAGTTGTTTGATGAAACAGGACCGTTCGATTCCTTTCATTTGAACCGTTGAATCAATCGGATGGTTATCGGTGCTGCATTAAAAAGAGCGTTGCCACTGGGTGAGTGTACTCTCGCGTAAAGATGTTGTCAACCCCCCGCGGCAGGCATGCCTGAGTTGTTGTATAAAATCTGAGCCGTTTATCAGGTGGTCCATACTTTAAAATGTCCAAGTCAAGAGAATAGGAATTCACAGGTTGATACTTTACGTAGATTCTATTCAAACGCATTTTGGTAAGTGGACATGCGGACTCTCTGTATGACTTTTTAGATGGCGGGTCTagtgatgaacggttcagatcttgtaCCTTGTGCAACGGTTACGACATGGAGCCTAGTGCAACTTTTGTGTGAAATTCTGGCAAGTATACTCTCGCCTAAGCAGTTGTCGTAGCTGGGGCATCGAGTGAAGtgggaccgagttagggctaacccAACTCgttccggttttgaaatagggttGACcggagctcaactcggctcggtaccaagtccagcatgcctgaaccGATCCGAATCTAAGTTTTTCCTGGATTAATCTGGATCAAATTCAACCCGGTCAAAAGTACCAAGTCAGTTCGAGTTGGCATCGATTCGATTGAGAGAtaagagagggagggagtggagtgGACAAAGAAGatgagggtggtgatggtggtcagTAATTGCTGAGCTCgaaagaggagggagagagggagtggataagagagagaggaggaggatggTGATGGCGGTGGCCGATGGGTGGCTACCGGGGTCAGAAGAGGAGGGAGGGAAGGAGTGGAAAAGGAGGATGAGGGAGAaagggtggttgccgggcttcgAAGAGGAGCATGAGGAagggaggaaaagagagagtttgggatcgggctTGGGTGCGACATATTTGGTTAAatatacttaaaaattaggatacacacacacacacctgaatTCGAGTCAAGTTAGTTTTAGATCTAGTCGAGTCTCATTAGATCGAGTTttgggttgagttgagttgacttactgggtaactcaaacttgactcggtttgaatttgGATTAGGTGAAGCCTACTCAAttcggaccaactcacccattctGCTAGGGTCCAGTTGGGTCTAAATGACTTCGACAAGTCGAGTGGGCCAGTCGCTCCTGACACATGTGCTTCGATGGTTTGGCTTCCGTTCTGACCAAATCATGGATGTGGATTGAGTGGGGCCAGTTGTACTCGTGACACACGTGCTTCGATGGTTTGGCTTCCGTGCCGACCGAATCACGGATGTGGATTGTGTGGGACCAATCACTATGGACATACCACGTGGTTGGATTGGAGGGCTCACATGCTGCTATCAGAGAGGTGATCGCCTAACAAAGCACGTTTGAAAAGGGATGTTTGTatcgccctgaaaatcgggggtcgtgcatatactcgactcctgaG
Coding sequences:
- the LOC131250139 gene encoding brassinosteroid-responsive RING protein 1-like; amino-acid sequence: MQTDPIDSPQRLLANCNPSPPLAMGFPSALPDLALPRCVLHAFYALGFLRNLISALFGLLGLTQLVEYEVSVSSDASDRIRRPGFQSPSAMLIRQFLPVVCFGDLCTEKVMDGCVICLCEFEEEDEIRRLRHCEHVFHVSCLDRWMDCDQKTCPLCRSHLVPEEIREEFQERLWAAEAALYSDGEDPSTWHLVSSL